One part of the Bacillus sp. FJAT-45350 genome encodes these proteins:
- a CDS encoding MFS transporter → MIELRTKQFWKASVALGIASFLIFANVYFTQPLLPLFSEEFSVSPVVSSLSISLVLLTLGICFTFYSIFSNAIGRKVIMVASMIVGTIVTFLIAFAPNYEVLLAFRVIQAIALAGIPTIAMTYIGEEFSVKALTLAVGIYISANTIGGMGGRLMSGIITDLYDWRMAFIGMGILSFIMMIVFIFLLPPSKHFIKEKINKKVIVEQYRSHLRNRTLRYAYIVGGLHFFLFVGVYNFITYLLSGEPFHVSTTILGFLFITYIAGTFSSTYAGKVSQTFYQSTCIGIGILIMVVGLLLTLVTNLTMIFIGLLCLSFGFFFAHSCSSAWVGRYATKAKSSASGIYLTSYYLCGSLGSFYFAFFWNAAGWIGVIVGAVFVLIITTYCMFKMYQIENSIVTNSHSKGIIV, encoded by the coding sequence ATGATTGAATTACGTACGAAACAATTTTGGAAAGCATCAGTGGCTCTAGGTATTGCATCTTTTTTAATTTTTGCGAATGTTTACTTTACTCAACCTTTATTACCGTTATTTTCAGAGGAATTTAGTGTATCACCAGTCGTATCAAGTTTGTCAATATCTCTCGTGTTATTAACTTTAGGAATTTGCTTCACATTTTACAGTATTTTTTCAAATGCTATAGGGCGAAAAGTAATTATGGTAGCTTCAATGATAGTTGGCACAATCGTAACATTTTTGATAGCCTTTGCTCCAAATTATGAAGTACTACTCGCCTTTCGAGTTATCCAAGCAATTGCCTTGGCTGGAATTCCTACAATAGCGATGACTTATATAGGTGAGGAGTTTTCAGTTAAGGCATTAACATTGGCTGTGGGTATTTATATTAGTGCTAACACAATTGGGGGGATGGGTGGACGCCTAATGAGTGGGATCATTACTGACTTATACGATTGGCGTATGGCCTTTATTGGCATGGGGATACTTAGTTTCATAATGATGATTGTCTTTATTTTTCTCCTACCGCCATCGAAGCATTTTATAAAAGAAAAAATAAACAAAAAAGTAATTGTGGAGCAGTATCGATCTCATTTACGTAATCGTACGTTACGATACGCCTATATTGTAGGTGGGCTTCATTTCTTTTTGTTTGTAGGGGTATATAATTTTATTACGTACTTACTCAGTGGTGAACCATTTCATGTATCAACGACTATTCTAGGGTTCTTGTTTATTACCTATATAGCGGGTACATTCAGCTCTACCTATGCAGGCAAGGTATCACAAACGTTCTATCAATCTACTTGTATTGGAATTGGAATCTTAATTATGGTTGTAGGGTTATTGCTTACATTAGTGACCAACCTTACAATGATTTTCATAGGATTACTCTGTTTGTCATTTGGTTTTTTCTTTGCCCATTCATGTTCGAGTGCATGGGTAGGTCGCTACGCAACGAAGGCTAAGTCAAGTGCATCTGGTATTTATTTAACCTCGTATTATTTATGTGGGAGTTTAGGGAGTTTTTATTTTGCGTTCTTTTGGAACGCTGCTGGTTGGATTGGAGTTATCGTTGGCGCTGTATTCGTACTTATAATAACAACTTATTGTATGTTTAAAATGTATCAAATTGAAAACAGTATTGTAACAAACTCTCATAGTAAGGGAATAATTGTTTGA
- a CDS encoding DUF2621 family protein: MNWNDEAKALLEELVKPIPVFVRPMAKKGIEKNIIQQANGEEEITKDHVIRGYIVGSPGKMQERAIAMLNSKGIDLTPYEALINETKEG, encoded by the coding sequence ATGAATTGGAATGATGAAGCAAAAGCCTTACTAGAAGAATTAGTTAAGCCTATCCCGGTATTTGTTCGCCCTATGGCAAAAAAAGGGATTGAAAAGAATATTATTCAGCAAGCTAATGGTGAAGAAGAAATTACGAAGGACCATGTAATCCGTGGGTACATAGTTGGTTCTCCTGGCAAAATGCAAGAGAGAGCTATTGCAATGTTAAATAGCAAAGGTATTGATTTAACACCTTATGAAGCTTTAATTAATGAAACAAAAGAAGGCTAG
- a CDS encoding SDR family oxidoreductase, whose translation MERYKQVVCITGAGSGFGLDASLFFAKKGFQVVATVRSIERSSYLQQRIKEEGIEEKVDVVGLDVTKQSEIVRTITSILEKHQQIDILINNAGFAMGGFAEEISQDEWKDQFDTNFFGLVAVTQAVLPSMRKRSKGRIVNISSISGKIAFPGMSAYAASKHAVEAYSESLRFEVKPFDIDVCIVEPGSYQTNIWSKGKKVASRSVEPSSPYYKQYVAIENYLKKSEPNFGPTYEVTEVIFKACTIIKPKLRYPIGKQVKLLILLKGLLPWKLWERLVVKTMK comes from the coding sequence ATGGAACGATACAAACAAGTAGTATGTATTACTGGTGCTGGCAGCGGCTTCGGCTTAGATGCCAGCCTCTTTTTTGCAAAAAAAGGGTTTCAAGTGGTTGCGACTGTACGCTCTATAGAACGTAGCAGTTATTTACAGCAACGAATTAAGGAAGAGGGCATAGAAGAGAAAGTTGATGTGGTTGGACTAGATGTTACAAAACAAAGTGAAATTGTGAGAACTATAACTAGTATTCTAGAAAAACATCAGCAAATTGATATCTTAATAAATAATGCCGGATTCGCAATGGGTGGCTTTGCTGAAGAGATATCTCAAGATGAATGGAAAGATCAATTTGATACAAACTTCTTCGGATTAGTGGCAGTTACACAAGCAGTACTCCCTTCGATGAGGAAACGGTCGAAGGGGAGGATTGTAAATATTAGTAGCATTAGTGGAAAAATTGCGTTTCCTGGAATGTCAGCTTATGCAGCGTCAAAGCATGCTGTTGAAGCGTATAGCGAAAGTTTACGCTTTGAAGTTAAGCCATTTGACATAGATGTTTGTATAGTGGAGCCAGGTTCATATCAAACAAATATTTGGTCGAAAGGTAAGAAAGTAGCTTCTAGAAGTGTTGAGCCATCCTCTCCTTACTATAAACAATATGTAGCGATTGAAAATTACTTGAAAAAGTCTGAACCTAACTTCGGTCCAACTTATGAGGTAACGGAAGTAATATTCAAAGCTTGTACAATTATTAAACCTAAACTACGCTACCCAATTGGGAAACAAGTTAAGCTTCTAATCCTGTTGAAGGGACTTCTCCCTTGGAAGCTCTGGGAGCGTTTAGTCGTTAAGACGATGAAATGA
- a CDS encoding spore germination protein — protein sequence MISLDVDTLSGRFGEDIIRIKEEFSYPINEDFQLRKLFIPRLDKEAVLFYVNGLVQGDVIEQSVITPLLKNKTARKGKATLYKMEQMLPLRGVGKSSDISKIVEGIVRGSVALLIEDDDSAYLLNTSTTEHRGIGEPQSENVIKGPNEGFVESSITNRSLIRKHVRDPKLLTETMTVGQRTKSDVSIMYIKGIANPAFIEELKERIGNLEVDDLQGISVLEQHIEERPYSLLPSILYTERPDRCASFLLEGHIVVSMDHTPACLVLPVTVWSFFHTAEDFNQRFAFGNFIRLIRLLAVFVALLMPSFYIAITNFHIEMLPTDLVLAIAATRERVPFPAVVEVLLMELAFELLREAGVRIPTPIGPTIGIVGALILGQAAVEAHIISPILVIVIAITGLASFAIPDVSFSFAIRISRFIFLFFSMFMGFFGIAVIFTMILAYATTAKSFGVPFLAPVAPHYRSSKDLIIRPPVWKQWIRPQHMKPVESVRQKRKTGSTE from the coding sequence GTGATCTCTTTGGATGTTGATACATTATCTGGTCGATTTGGTGAGGATATTATAAGAATTAAGGAAGAATTTTCATATCCAATAAATGAAGATTTCCAGCTTAGGAAGCTATTTATACCTCGATTGGACAAGGAAGCAGTTCTTTTCTATGTCAATGGACTAGTTCAAGGTGATGTGATTGAACAATCTGTCATTACGCCACTCTTAAAAAATAAAACAGCTAGAAAAGGAAAGGCCACTCTCTATAAAATGGAGCAAATGCTACCATTACGTGGAGTAGGAAAAAGTAGTGATATTTCAAAAATTGTTGAAGGTATTGTGAGAGGCAGTGTTGCACTCTTAATTGAAGATGATGATTCTGCCTATTTATTAAACACTTCAACAACCGAGCATCGCGGGATAGGGGAGCCACAATCAGAAAATGTAATAAAAGGACCGAATGAAGGATTCGTTGAATCAAGCATTACAAACCGCTCTTTAATTAGGAAGCATGTTCGTGATCCGAAACTACTAACAGAAACAATGACAGTTGGACAACGAACGAAAAGCGATGTCTCTATTATGTATATAAAAGGAATAGCGAACCCGGCCTTTATTGAGGAGCTTAAAGAACGGATTGGAAATCTTGAAGTAGATGACCTACAAGGAATCTCTGTATTAGAGCAGCATATTGAAGAAAGGCCTTATTCTTTATTGCCTAGTATTCTTTATACTGAAAGGCCTGACCGGTGTGCTTCATTTCTATTAGAAGGTCATATTGTAGTTTCCATGGATCATACTCCAGCTTGCTTAGTATTGCCTGTGACAGTGTGGTCTTTCTTTCATACAGCAGAAGACTTTAATCAACGATTTGCTTTTGGAAATTTCATTCGTTTGATTCGGTTGCTTGCTGTATTTGTGGCTTTATTAATGCCGTCATTTTATATAGCGATTACTAACTTTCATATCGAAATGTTACCGACTGACTTAGTACTAGCTATTGCTGCTACCCGTGAAAGAGTACCATTTCCAGCAGTAGTAGAAGTTCTATTGATGGAGCTAGCCTTTGAGCTATTGAGGGAGGCAGGTGTAAGAATTCCAACACCCATTGGTCCGACAATAGGAATTGTCGGGGCATTGATTCTTGGACAGGCTGCGGTTGAAGCGCATATTATTAGTCCTATTCTTGTCATAGTCATTGCTATAACGGGTCTGGCCTCGTTTGCTATTCCAGATGTTAGCTTTAGTTTTGCAATTAGAATAAGCCGCTTTATCTTTTTATTTTTCTCAATGTTTATGGGCTTTTTTGGTATTGCGGTTATTTTTACGATGATACTAGCATACGCAACAACGGCTAAATCTTTTGGTGTACCATTTTTAGCTCCTGTCGCACCTCATTATCGTTCATCAAAGGACTTAATAATACGCCCTCCTGTTTGGAAACAATGGATTAGACCACAGCATATGAAGCCGGTAGAGTCAGTTCGACAAAAACGAAAAACAGGGAGTACGGAATGA
- a CDS encoding putative bifunctional diguanylate cyclase/phosphodiesterase codes for MVKHQSVTSKIIIRMTAVLIIIAIFNFSLSHIFLKDRLTDYLSQELEDKKLLLSQLVVFSQSNGEDEMIVDEITMFIEDNENIENIALYKMQENTNDIIVANSDTRLHIEDHEWVESAILSGQEFIFDEKVNDRDFRYFYTPINNEMVVGIKANLDRQNSLEIAIIYVDIFVTLFAFLSILLILRMISQSQLKPLGEIERYLTTVSNGDFSKKLTIEKNNEFAWLGDRINEMTSKINHLIKNVKERADDKIEYMAYHDDLTNLPNRRMFQEEIEKHIIQSENNTSQFAILYIDLDGFKRINDTIGHVYGDKMLLLISTRLTTVIKKEGLICRLAGDEFAVIVPFNEKREVAALSEKILKSFETSFEVEGDDMAVSISIGISIFPTDGTDYDTLLRNADSAMYEAKEKGKKRYQFYEPYMNEKKLEQIEIEKHLRKSLENNELILYYQPQVDSESGQLAGVEVLLRWHHEELGMVPPGKFIPIIEKSNLINDVGEWVLRKACIQNKQWQAVGLPKTKISVNVSPRQFQQSNFVDIVKKALDDSGLDPHYLSIEITESVAMDNINLTFEKMIALKEIGIHVAIDDFGTGHSSLRYLKSFPIDTLKIDREFVKDVNESNSGFEIVTAIIALAHSLKIGLIAEGVETEQQLSFLKEKKCFIIQGYFYSKPLCAADFEKWINERKELQLN; via the coding sequence ATGGTGAAGCACCAATCAGTAACATCAAAAATTATAATAAGAATGACGGCTGTCCTCATAATTATTGCAATATTTAATTTTAGCTTATCCCATATTTTTTTAAAAGACCGGTTAACAGATTATTTATCGCAAGAGCTTGAGGATAAGAAGCTACTACTCTCTCAATTAGTTGTTTTTTCACAATCCAATGGTGAAGATGAAATGATTGTAGATGAAATTACAATGTTTATTGAAGATAATGAGAATATCGAGAATATTGCACTCTATAAAATGCAAGAAAATACGAACGATATTATCGTAGCCAATAGTGATACACGACTACATATAGAAGATCATGAGTGGGTAGAGTCCGCTATTCTTTCTGGTCAAGAGTTTATATTCGATGAGAAAGTCAACGATAGGGATTTCCGTTATTTTTATACACCAATAAATAATGAGATGGTTGTTGGTATAAAAGCAAATTTAGATCGGCAGAACTCGCTCGAAATCGCAATTATTTACGTTGATATATTTGTTACTTTATTTGCATTCCTATCAATATTGCTGATACTTAGAATGATTTCCCAGAGTCAGTTAAAGCCACTAGGAGAAATTGAAAGGTATTTAACGACCGTTTCTAATGGAGATTTCTCGAAAAAGCTGACAATTGAAAAGAATAATGAATTTGCATGGCTTGGTGACCGAATTAATGAAATGACAAGCAAAATAAACCACCTTATAAAAAATGTGAAAGAGCGGGCTGATGATAAAATAGAATATATGGCGTATCATGATGACCTTACGAATCTACCGAATCGTCGTATGTTTCAAGAGGAAATAGAAAAACATATTATTCAGTCTGAAAATAATACTAGTCAATTTGCAATTTTGTATATTGATTTAGATGGTTTTAAAAGGATCAATGATACGATTGGTCATGTATATGGTGACAAAATGCTTTTGCTTATATCAACAAGATTAACAACAGTTATAAAAAAGGAAGGTTTAATTTGTCGTCTAGCTGGTGATGAATTTGCAGTAATTGTTCCATTTAACGAAAAACGAGAAGTAGCTGCACTCTCGGAGAAAATTCTAAAAAGCTTTGAAACATCCTTTGAGGTGGAAGGGGATGATATGGCTGTATCTATTAGCATTGGTATCTCCATTTTTCCAACAGATGGGACTGACTATGATACTTTACTAAGGAATGCCGATTCAGCAATGTATGAAGCAAAGGAAAAGGGAAAGAAGCGTTATCAATTTTATGAACCATATATGAATGAAAAGAAGCTTGAACAAATAGAAATAGAAAAACATTTAAGAAAATCGTTAGAGAATAATGAGCTAATTCTTTATTATCAACCACAAGTAGATTCAGAAAGTGGTCAATTAGCAGGAGTCGAAGTATTATTACGATGGCATCATGAAGAATTAGGTATGGTACCTCCAGGAAAATTTATCCCTATTATTGAAAAGTCGAATCTTATTAATGATGTAGGTGAGTGGGTATTAAGGAAAGCCTGTATTCAAAATAAGCAATGGCAGGCTGTTGGATTACCTAAGACGAAAATATCAGTGAATGTATCGCCAAGACAGTTTCAACAATCGAATTTTGTTGATATTGTAAAAAAGGCGTTAGATGACTCAGGATTAGATCCACATTATTTATCGATTGAAATTACTGAAAGTGTAGCGATGGATAATATCAATTTAACCTTTGAAAAAATGATCGCATTAAAAGAAATAGGGATTCATGTTGCGATTGACGATTTTGGAACTGGTCATTCCTCATTACGTTATTTAAAGAGTTTTCCTATTGATACACTTAAAATCGATCGAGAGTTTGTTAAGGATGTCAATGAGTCAAACAGTGGTTTTGAAATTGTAACCGCAATAATTGCCCTTGCTCATAGCTTGAAAATTGGATTAATTGCAGAAGGGGTAGAAACTGAACAGCAACTTAGTTTTCTAAAGGAAAAGAAATGTTTCATCATACAAGGCTATTTCTATAGTAAGCCATTATGTGCAGCAGATTTTGAAAAGTGGATTAACGAGCGAAAAGAATTGCAATTAAATTAA
- a CDS encoding HD-GYP domain-containing protein produces MKYTLIDSVEQGDYLGKHIYASDGRVLLHAGVQLTIGLISKLRHMGVNAVFLRDERLEDIEIEEVVSEKTKRETMTTLTASYQYIQSGKEIDSKALNKSVSSIIDEILSNENILLSLTDIRTQDNQLFVHSVNVCITSVIIGVKIGLDKTKLQELAVGALLHDVGKTLPDSPNAIVSKDDGDLNHHSWKGFNALRKNKEISTLSSHVALTHHEHVDGTGEPRNLIEKDIHLLSKIVSVANFYDNLLAPTDGSNPMHPYDACEHIMGLTEKHFSHPVVWRFLRAVAFYPTGSQVRLSTKETGVVVGQHTGLPQRPIVRTFKMIGSSNDDYEIKEVDLAKETTVFIQEIIS; encoded by the coding sequence ATGAAATATACATTGATTGATTCTGTAGAGCAAGGTGATTACCTTGGAAAACATATATATGCAAGTGACGGAAGAGTGTTGCTCCATGCAGGGGTCCAATTGACAATTGGCTTAATTTCAAAGCTTCGCCACATGGGAGTTAATGCAGTTTTTTTAAGAGACGAACGTTTAGAGGATATTGAAATTGAAGAAGTTGTTTCTGAAAAAACAAAGAGAGAAACAATGACGACATTAACAGCGTCTTATCAATACATACAAAGTGGAAAAGAAATAGATTCGAAAGCGTTAAACAAATCAGTTAGCAGTATTATCGATGAAATATTATCAAATGAAAATATTCTTCTAAGCCTAACTGATATTCGAACACAAGATAATCAGCTTTTCGTTCATTCTGTTAATGTCTGTATCACTTCTGTTATTATTGGTGTGAAAATTGGCTTAGATAAAACGAAGCTTCAGGAATTAGCAGTCGGGGCATTATTACATGATGTAGGGAAAACATTACCCGATAGTCCAAATGCCATTGTCTCTAAAGATGACGGTGATTTGAATCACCACTCCTGGAAAGGCTTTAATGCTTTAAGGAAAAATAAAGAAATCAGTACATTATCTTCTCATGTCGCACTAACACATCATGAACATGTTGATGGTACAGGTGAACCTAGAAATTTAATTGAAAAGGATATACATTTACTATCAAAAATTGTCTCAGTTGCTAATTTTTATGATAATTTACTTGCGCCAACTGATGGTTCTAACCCGATGCACCCTTATGATGCTTGTGAACATATTATGGGACTTACGGAAAAACATTTCTCACATCCAGTTGTTTGGAGATTTTTGCGAGCGGTTGCATTTTATCCAACGGGAAGTCAGGTTCGTTTGTCTACGAAAGAAACAGGAGTTGTCGTAGGTCAGCATACTGGTTTACCACAACGACCAATTGTCCGTACGTTTAAGATGATCGGTAGCTCAAATGATGATTATGAAATTAAAGAAGTGGATTTAGCAAAAGAAACAACAGTATTTATCCAAGAAATTATTTCATAA
- a CDS encoding GerAB/ArcD/ProY family transporter: protein MIKPSDGKIGTRELIAILLLIIGIKATDITPTILIAEGKNAAWLIPLVSALFGMLPFLLMFFLFRRYEGRGLIDCVYLLTGNIVGRFITFLLLVISFSSLVLYSRSTIDVATTIFYPTTPIEAIYIFLIIGSLFVAKRGLEAIGRTAWLVVPWVKLTMLFLFLMLLTSMDIENLFPLFGPGGKELVVSGFTNQGMYIELFLLLVLFAYVRSGREGRIAYIIASVFVVVELSFSLAAYVMILDFPSVEYITYPFQQVTRMVKITGVFSNFEGFFVGFWVISSVVRFAMLLYITTYIFGQLIQINEFEPLLISFAGLTVMLGLLPENPIKTTAYIENYLFIGSSFIFFLLPILLFVLSWRKERMSA, encoded by the coding sequence ATGATTAAGCCATCAGATGGAAAAATTGGAACAAGAGAATTGATTGCTATTCTATTATTGATCATTGGAATAAAAGCGACAGATATCACACCGACTATCTTAATTGCTGAAGGGAAAAATGCAGCATGGTTAATTCCTTTAGTCTCAGCTTTATTTGGGATGTTACCGTTTCTTTTAATGTTTTTTCTTTTTCGAAGATATGAGGGTAGAGGGCTTATTGACTGTGTCTATCTTTTAACTGGAAATATAGTAGGTCGGTTTATCACCTTTTTATTACTAGTTATTTCCTTTAGTTCTCTAGTCCTCTATAGTCGAAGTACAATTGATGTGGCAACAACTATCTTTTATCCGACAACCCCAATTGAAGCAATCTATATCTTTTTAATTATCGGAAGCTTATTTGTTGCAAAAAGAGGATTAGAAGCGATAGGTAGAACAGCTTGGCTTGTGGTTCCTTGGGTGAAACTTACAATGCTGTTTCTATTTCTTATGTTACTAACATCAATGGATATAGAGAACTTGTTTCCTTTGTTTGGTCCTGGTGGAAAGGAACTAGTAGTTAGTGGTTTTACTAATCAAGGAATGTATATTGAATTATTTCTTTTACTCGTGTTATTCGCTTATGTTAGGTCAGGGAGAGAAGGAAGAATAGCATATATAATTGCTAGTGTGTTCGTCGTGGTTGAGCTGTCATTTTCTTTAGCTGCTTACGTGATGATTTTGGATTTTCCTTCTGTCGAATATATTACTTATCCATTTCAACAGGTGACGAGAATGGTTAAAATAACTGGTGTATTTTCAAACTTTGAAGGATTCTTTGTCGGCTTTTGGGTAATATCATCCGTAGTTCGTTTTGCCATGTTATTATATATTACAACTTACATTTTTGGACAACTTATACAGATAAATGAGTTTGAACCATTGCTCATTTCTTTTGCAGGGCTGACGGTCATGTTAGGCTTATTGCCTGAAAATCCTATCAAAACTACGGCGTATATAGAAAATTATCTTTTCATAGGTAGTTCATTTATTTTCTTTCTTCTTCCCATTCTGTTATTTGTTCTTTCTTGGAGGAAGGAGAGGATGTCAGCATGA